ATCCTGGAGGTTAAGACGGCATCCGTCCCCGAGGAGATGAGGACGAGGATCGACCTCTACGGCAAGAGCTTCAACTTCATCACCAGGATTGACGCCTCAAACCCCGGGGATAAGACGACCCTCAGGTTTGATGTGAAGAGCCCGGGAGTTTACCACATCGGGGTCGTCGACCTGGCGGGCAGATCCCATAAGGTCCCTTACAGCTTCGCCGCCTCCTTCGAGCCGGTGGTGGACGATAACGAGCCGAAGAGCGAGATAGGGGACGCCGCCCCCATCAGCCCCGGCGAGGCTGTCGGAGGGGTCATCTTCCCGGCGGGGGACGTCGACTTCTACAAGATATGGGCCGACAGCCCCGGCGACCTGGAGGTGATGCTCGAATCCGTCCCCGATGAGATGAGGGCGAGGATCGACCTCTACGGCAAGAACTTCAACTTCATCACGAGAGCGGACGCCTCAAACCCCGGCGACCTGGCGACCCTCAAATATGGGGCTCCCGGACCAGGCTGGTACTACATCGGGATCGTCGACCTGGCGGGCAGGTCCCACAGCACCGGCTACTCCTTCCGGGCCGTCGGCGGAGGCCTTGGGGGGAGCGGTTCCGGCCCTCAGGAGGGGGGAGCCGTCGGGACCAAGGCCGGAGGGGTGAAGGTGGTATCTGATGGTACCGCCAATGGGACGGCGACTTCGTATCGAGAGGCGACCCTCACCCATTCGGGGTTCGACTTCTCGTTGGGTGAAACCGGCGAATATCCCACCTTCGACGGCGAGATCATAACCTGGCAGCCCAGCGCTGAAGACCATCCGGATTATCCTCGCGACGCCGGCTACCTCTGGTGGAGGAACACCCACCTCGACGACCAGAACCGGGTCAGCCAGACCAGGGATATGGGGTCGGTCGATCTGGAGGCGGTGCGAACCGTCCCTGCGGAATGGGACAGATCTCCCCTGATACCCCCTCTCCTGGAAGGGCATACCATCGTCGCCAGGTGCAATGACGGCTACGTCAAGTTCCAGGTGATATCGGTGGATCCCGAAGCCGAGTCGGTCGTCGTCAGGTATTTCCACTCCCCTGATGCCACCTTCGACGATGGCGCGAGCTGAGGGGACCGATAAAAGGCCTCGGTTTGATGCCGGGGCCGAGCCGGGGAGGAGAGATCTTCATCGGGAGATGGGGCGGATATGAGAGATGAGGTGCTGGAGAGGGCGGAGCTGAAGGAGGTGAGGGGGGTGAAGATCCTCCGCCTCGCCGGGAGCCCCTACGAGATGGGCTACCAGCACGGACGGCTGCTGGCCGAGGATATCGATCTCATGGTCGATACGACGCTAGCGGCCACCGCCGCCTACGTCGCCCTCCAGACCGGATCGGAGCTGGAGCGGGCGGAGGAGATGCTCTGGATCGGCCAGAGGCGGGCGGAGCCGTTTCTTCCCCGCTTCTTGAGGGAGGAGATGGCGGGGATCGCTGACGGCGTCCGGGATGCCGGGGGTAAGGCGACCCTCGAGGAGATCCTCCTATGGAACACCAACTACGACCAGTGGTGCATCTACTGCCATCCTCACTATTGGAACTGCGAAGGCGACGTCGGTGAAGACGGGGGCGTGGAGGGATCCACGCCAGCAGCCTCTCCGCCCCCGGCGCCTCCTGCAGGGGGGTGCAGCAGCTTCTCCGCCTGGGGCGAGGCCGCCGGGGGCGAGGGCGAGCTGATCTTCGGGAAGAACGAGGACAACTTCAACATGCCAGGCCAGCTCGACCGTCGGATGATGGTGGTCGCCGCCCCCGACGACGGCTTCGGCCACGCCTTCATGACCTACCCCGGGATGATCGGCCTCGACGGGGGCGTCAACGAGGCGGGCTTCGAGATGATGACCCAGCTCAATTCGA
The sequence above is drawn from the Methanothrix harundinacea 6Ac genome and encodes:
- a CDS encoding PPC domain-containing protein: MKGIFRRSAPGLIYATFVLLMLATLGYSQMDPNEPNSELGSATWISPGVSAAGTINPAGDVDFFGFEVESPGVLEVKLNALPHDMRARIDLYGKNFNFITRKDASNPGDLVALTLDLASPGRYYFGIVDLAGKSHDTGYSFDLSFGPVVDVNEPNGEAGDAKSVGFGDLILGYIFPKGDADIYKLNVTGSGILEVKAESVPEGMKTRIDLYGKNFNFITRVDASNPGDLVTLKHDVVNPYSWYPVSYYVGITDLSGGSYHVPYTFKADFEPVIDENEPNGEIGDAVAIAFGDQIEGYIFSKGDVDFFKFEAPSPGILEVKTASVPEEMRTRIDLYGKSFNFITRIDASNPGDKTTLRFDVKSPGVYHIGVVDLAGRSHKVPYSFAASFEPVVDDNEPKSEIGDAAPISPGEAVGGVIFPAGDVDFYKIWADSPGDLEVMLESVPDEMRARIDLYGKNFNFITRADASNPGDLATLKYGAPGPGWYYIGIVDLAGRSHSTGYSFRAVGGGLGGSGSGPQEGGAVGTKAGGVKVVSDGTANGTATSYREATLTHSGFDFSLGETGEYPTFDGEIITWQPSAEDHPDYPRDAGYLWWRNTHLDDQNRVSQTRDMGSVDLEAVRTVPAEWDRSPLIPPLLEGHTIVARCNDGYVKFQVISVDPEAESVVVRYFHSPDATFDDGAS